The following are from one region of the Sandaracinus amylolyticus genome:
- a CDS encoding dihydrofolate reductase family protein → MSKVFFSVTMSLDGFIAPEWRSDEQWIQQWMGLQDYALHQKFLRENLKIGEGGETGVDNTILESTFRRTGVSIMGKRMFDAGEHRWPEEAPFHSPVFVLTHQPRAPWERPGGTVFHFVNDGIESALRQARSVARGKDIRIAGGAHTIRQYLQAGLVDEAHIALAPVLLGEGIRLFDRIDPQTLTLAITEAVHSPRVTHLRYAVTRR, encoded by the coding sequence ATGAGCAAGGTGTTCTTCAGCGTGACGATGTCGCTCGACGGATTCATCGCGCCCGAGTGGCGCTCCGACGAGCAGTGGATCCAGCAGTGGATGGGCCTGCAGGACTACGCGCTCCATCAGAAGTTCCTCCGCGAGAACCTGAAGATCGGCGAAGGCGGTGAGACCGGCGTCGACAACACGATCCTCGAGAGCACGTTCCGGCGCACCGGCGTGAGCATCATGGGAAAGCGCATGTTCGACGCCGGCGAGCATCGTTGGCCCGAGGAAGCGCCGTTCCACAGTCCCGTCTTCGTGCTCACGCACCAGCCGCGCGCGCCGTGGGAGCGCCCGGGAGGCACGGTGTTCCACTTCGTCAACGACGGTATCGAGAGCGCATTGCGACAGGCACGCTCGGTGGCGCGCGGCAAGGACATCCGCATCGCGGGCGGCGCGCACACGATCCGCCAGTATCTGCAGGCCGGGCTCGTCGACGAGGCCCACATCGCGCTCGCGCCGGTGCTGCTCGGCGAGGGAATCCGACTCTTCGATCGGATCGATCCCCAGACGCTCACTCTCGCGATCACCGAAGCCGTCCACTCGCCGCGGGTGACCCACCTGCGTTATGCGGTGACGCGACGCTGA
- a CDS encoding patatin-like phospholipase family protein — protein MSNESATTVAELRELLAIDPAFSALPEGAIAALASVAERVFVPAGHRLMEPGRPPDSAFLVVHGRLRATIDRASQRAGREIALEMGRGAFCALSFVVAQVPAEGSVVAVRDTTVLRVDRDALLACMIAHPELVTAQARTSYENALRTHTRPSEAERPRVLTVLPADPGLAIDEVVRGLARALTELAGPGCVVRSSQVAERFGASALERGGFERTRRAIASWCSEQEARGFLLLVCDRDETPWTTWCLEQTDRVLVAASPRAIEQIDRVRALLERRASVRTDLLLVHEPGVEVPRGTTTWHALPCRRRHHARRDRASDLARVARHLAEQPITVVLGGGGARALAHIGVLRALDEANVPIDAIAGTSMGAVVAAGYALGVSPREIDQLFAEQVPDARALRDPDFPVISLLAGRKLDRVLQRGFGDVEIPDLWLPCFCVATDISNAQAVVHDRGPVWRSVRASCSLPGVFPPAQIDGRLLVDGGVIDNVPIGVMERECPGARILAIDVGAMGIDPRDVPTEPLPTGWTQLGERMRGEERRTGVTIMQLLTATAMLGSKGLLAHLVAEGHAELFLEPPVKHIKLLDFAARERLVEIGYTHTRDALASWRGLDRIATRPSVAARPIEPVSLQYP, from the coding sequence ATGTCGAACGAGAGCGCGACGACCGTCGCCGAGCTGCGCGAGCTCCTCGCGATCGATCCGGCGTTCTCCGCGCTCCCCGAGGGCGCGATCGCCGCACTGGCGAGCGTCGCGGAGCGCGTGTTCGTGCCCGCCGGGCACCGCTTGATGGAGCCCGGGCGGCCGCCCGACTCAGCGTTCCTCGTCGTGCACGGCCGACTGCGCGCCACCATCGATCGCGCGAGCCAGCGCGCAGGGCGCGAGATCGCGCTGGAGATGGGCCGCGGTGCGTTCTGCGCGCTGAGCTTCGTGGTCGCGCAGGTGCCGGCCGAGGGGAGCGTCGTCGCGGTGCGCGACACCACCGTGCTGCGCGTCGATCGCGACGCGCTCCTCGCCTGCATGATCGCGCACCCGGAGCTCGTCACCGCGCAAGCGCGCACGTCGTACGAGAACGCGCTGCGCACCCACACGAGGCCCTCGGAGGCCGAGCGCCCGCGCGTGCTCACGGTGCTTCCGGCGGACCCCGGGCTCGCGATCGACGAGGTCGTGCGAGGCCTCGCTCGCGCGCTCACCGAGCTCGCGGGGCCCGGCTGCGTCGTGCGCTCGTCGCAGGTCGCGGAGAGGTTCGGCGCGAGCGCGCTGGAGCGCGGCGGGTTCGAGCGCACGAGGCGCGCGATCGCGTCGTGGTGCAGCGAGCAGGAGGCGCGCGGGTTCCTCCTGCTGGTGTGCGATCGCGACGAGACGCCGTGGACCACGTGGTGCCTCGAGCAGACCGATCGTGTCCTCGTCGCGGCGAGCCCGAGAGCGATCGAGCAGATCGATCGGGTGCGCGCGCTGCTCGAGCGGCGCGCGTCGGTGCGCACCGATCTCCTCCTCGTGCACGAGCCGGGCGTCGAGGTGCCGCGCGGCACCACGACGTGGCACGCGCTGCCGTGCCGGCGGCGTCATCACGCGCGTCGCGATCGCGCGTCGGATCTCGCGCGCGTCGCCCGGCACCTCGCGGAGCAGCCGATCACCGTCGTGCTGGGAGGCGGCGGCGCGCGCGCGCTCGCGCACATCGGCGTGCTCCGCGCGCTCGACGAAGCGAACGTCCCGATCGATGCGATCGCGGGCACCAGCATGGGCGCGGTGGTCGCCGCGGGATACGCGCTCGGCGTGTCTCCGCGCGAGATCGATCAGCTCTTCGCGGAGCAGGTGCCCGACGCACGCGCGCTGCGCGATCCCGACTTCCCGGTGATCTCGCTGCTCGCGGGGCGCAAGCTCGATCGCGTGCTGCAGCGCGGCTTCGGCGACGTCGAGATCCCCGATCTCTGGCTGCCGTGCTTCTGCGTCGCGACCGACATCAGCAACGCACAGGCGGTCGTGCACGATCGCGGGCCGGTGTGGCGATCGGTGCGCGCGAGCTGCTCGCTGCCGGGGGTGTTCCCGCCCGCGCAGATCGACGGGCGACTGCTGGTCGACGGCGGGGTCATCGACAACGTGCCGATCGGGGTGATGGAGCGCGAGTGCCCGGGCGCGAGGATCCTCGCGATCGACGTGGGCGCGATGGGCATCGATCCCCGCGACGTGCCCACCGAGCCGCTGCCCACCGGATGGACGCAGCTCGGCGAGCGCATGCGCGGCGAAGAGCGGCGCACCGGCGTGACGATCATGCAGCTCCTCACCGCGACGGCGATGCTCGGGAGCAAGGGCCTGCTCGCTCACCTCGTCGCCGAGGGCCACGCCGAGCTCTTCCTCGAGCCGCCGGTGAAGCACATCAAGCTGCTCGACTTCGCGGCGCGCGAGCGTCTCGTCGAGATCGGATACACGCACACCCGCGACGCGCTCGCGTCGTGGCGCGGGCTCGATCGCATCGCGACCCGGCCGAGCGTCGCCGCGCGACCGATCGAGCCCGTGTCGCTTCAGTACCCGTAG